The Nostoc sp. 'Lobaria pulmonaria (5183) cyanobiont' genome window below encodes:
- a CDS encoding cobalamin biosynthesis protein, which yields MSNSDELSKKIHQLQQVLWVGIGCKRGTSWQLIDWAIEKVFRENQLFPSAIAGIATIDTKASEESLVKLCRLRNLPLKTFSAKILSSVCVPNPATITDDKVGTPSVAEAAAILAASQLTSLTVFPFTKIEELRVKFLVPKQIFQIQGQPGAVTFAVAQALNISITKVL from the coding sequence ATGTCAAACTCTGACGAACTGAGTAAGAAAATACACCAATTACAACAGGTTTTATGGGTAGGAATCGGTTGTAAACGGGGAACATCATGGCAGCTGATTGATTGGGCAATTGAGAAAGTCTTTCGAGAAAATCAACTTTTTCCAAGTGCGATCGCAGGTATTGCTACCATTGACACTAAAGCCTCGGAGGAAAGCTTAGTAAAACTTTGTCGCCTCCGCAATTTGCCTCTAAAAACCTTTTCTGCGAAAATCCTTAGCTCTGTCTGTGTCCCCAATCCTGCCACAATTACCGACGATAAAGTAGGTACACCTAGCGTAGCAGAGGCAGCTGCTATTCTTGCAGCCTCTCAACTCACATCGTTGACTGTTTTCCCCTTTACAAAGATAGAGGAATTGCGGGTGAAGTTTTTAGTTCCTAAACAAATTTTCCAAATACAAGGGCAACCAGGAGCGGTAACTTTTGCTGTTGCCCAAGCTTTAAATATTAGTATTACAAAAGTTCTCTAA
- a CDS encoding M16 family metallopeptidase, with amino-acid sequence MTTLLQKSPIHRTVLNNGMVVLVAENPAADIIAARIFVRAGSCNENREQAGLAHLLSAVMTKGCDGLSSLEIAEIVESVGASLSADAGTDYFLLSFKTVTSDFGEILTLAGRILRSPTFPETQVELEQRLALQDIRSQKEQPFNVAFEQMRQVMYQNHPYSMSVLGDESTMSRLTRADLVEYHQTYFRPDNVVISIAGRVTPTDAAALVEEVFADWQAPAQALPILNLPEIKVEPQVRLKPVQTQQSIVMLGYLGTSVSSVDYAALKLLCTYLGNGLSSRLFVELREKRGLAYEVSAFYSTRLFPASFVVYMGTAPENTSIALEGLRTEVDLLCTTEVSESALQAAKNKILGQYALGKQTNGQIAQIYGWYEILGLGIDFDTKFQELIAAVSAKDAIASACKYLKEPYLSLVGQEEAINRAIA; translated from the coding sequence ATGACAACCTTGCTGCAAAAATCGCCCATCCATCGCACCGTATTGAACAATGGCATGGTCGTGCTGGTGGCAGAAAATCCGGCTGCGGACATTATTGCAGCGCGAATCTTTGTGCGTGCCGGTAGTTGTAACGAAAACCGGGAGCAAGCAGGGTTGGCACATTTGTTATCAGCAGTGATGACAAAGGGATGCGATGGACTTTCTAGCTTGGAAATTGCTGAAATTGTCGAGTCTGTAGGGGCGAGTTTGAGTGCAGATGCTGGCACTGATTATTTTTTGCTATCTTTCAAGACGGTAACATCTGATTTTGGGGAAATTTTAACATTGGCAGGGCGGATTTTGCGATCGCCTACTTTTCCCGAAACTCAAGTAGAACTAGAACAGCGTTTAGCACTCCAAGATATTCGTTCCCAAAAAGAGCAACCGTTCAATGTCGCCTTTGAACAAATGCGGCAGGTAATGTACCAAAATCATCCATACTCCATGTCAGTGCTGGGAGATGAATCCACCATGAGCCGCTTAACTCGTGCGGATTTAGTGGAGTATCACCAGACTTATTTCCGTCCAGATAATGTAGTAATTAGTATTGCAGGCAGAGTCACACCCACAGATGCAGCAGCGTTGGTGGAAGAAGTTTTTGCTGATTGGCAAGCGCCAGCCCAAGCACTACCAATCCTGAATTTACCTGAGATTAAGGTGGAACCACAGGTAAGGCTGAAGCCAGTACAGACACAACAATCAATCGTGATGCTTGGGTATTTGGGAACATCGGTGAGTTCTGTTGACTACGCCGCCCTGAAGTTGCTGTGTACCTACTTGGGAAATGGGCTTTCTAGCCGCTTGTTTGTCGAATTACGGGAAAAGCGCGGTTTAGCTTACGAAGTATCCGCCTTTTACTCCACAAGGCTATTTCCAGCGTCGTTTGTAGTTTACATGGGTACAGCACCAGAAAATACCAGCATTGCCTTAGAAGGACTGCGTACAGAAGTAGATTTGTTATGTACCACCGAAGTATCTGAAAGCGCACTCCAAGCTGCTAAAAACAAGATCCTGGGGCAATACGCCTTGGGGAAGCAAACGAACGGGCAAATTGCTCAGATATACGGCTGGTATGAAATTTTGGGCTTAGGAATTGATTTTGACACCAAGTTTCAAGAATTGATTGCGGCGGTGAGTGCCAAGGATGCGATCGCTTCAGCTTGTAAATATTTAAAAGAGCCTTACTTGTCTTTAGTTGGTCAAGAAGAAGCAATTAATCGAGCGATCGCGTAA
- the argS gene encoding arginine--tRNA ligase: protein MNATQEKLKTLLEQALIAAFGADLAGVDPILVPASNPKFGDYQANVALSLSKKLGLQPRAIAGAIALKLDVSEICEPPEIAGPGFINLKLKTAYLEAQLNAIQADPRLGVPAAKTPKREIVDFSSPNIAKEMHVGHLRSTIIGDSIAQILEFLGHDVLRLNHVGDWGTQFGMLIAYLREVYPDALTTANALDIGDLVSFYRKAKLRFDTDEAFQETARQEVVKLQAGAEDTLHAWKLLCEQSRREFQIIYELLDIKLTERGESFYNPLLAGVVEDLEKSGLLVENQGAKCVFLEGFTNREGEPLPLIVQKSDGGYNYATTDLASLRYRIQQDEAKRIIYVTDAGQANHFTQFFQVARKAGWIPDDVELVHVPFGLVLGEDGKKFKTRSGDTVRLRDLLDEAVSRAHADLKTRLQKEERIETEEFINEVARVVGISAVKYADLSQNRTSNYIFSYDKMLDLKGNTAPYMLYVYARIHGISRKGNINFKELGNNAILLQHETELALAKYLLQLDEVISSVEQELLPNRLCEYLFELSQKFNQFYDRCPILQAEEPQRISRLILCDLTARTLKLGLSLLGIQVLERM, encoded by the coding sequence ATGAACGCTACACAAGAAAAACTAAAAACTCTTTTAGAGCAGGCTTTAATCGCGGCTTTTGGCGCTGACTTGGCTGGAGTAGATCCAATTTTGGTTCCTGCTAGCAATCCTAAATTTGGCGATTATCAGGCGAATGTGGCTTTATCCCTGAGTAAAAAGTTAGGATTGCAACCAAGAGCGATCGCAGGTGCGATCGCCCTGAAACTAGATGTATCCGAAATCTGCGAACCGCCGGAAATCGCTGGGCCAGGATTTATCAATCTCAAACTGAAAACAGCATATTTAGAAGCACAACTAAACGCGATTCAAGCCGATCCCAGACTGGGAGTTCCAGCCGCGAAAACGCCGAAGCGGGAAATTGTGGATTTTTCTAGTCCGAATATTGCCAAAGAAATGCACGTCGGACACTTGCGTTCAACAATTATTGGTGACTCCATCGCTCAGATTTTAGAATTTCTTGGACATGATGTACTGCGGTTAAATCATGTTGGTGATTGGGGTACGCAGTTTGGAATGTTAATCGCCTATCTGCGGGAAGTTTACCCAGATGCGCTTACCACCGCTAATGCTTTAGATATTGGTGATTTAGTCTCTTTTTATCGCAAAGCCAAACTGCGGTTTGATACAGATGAAGCTTTTCAAGAAACAGCACGCCAAGAAGTCGTCAAATTACAAGCAGGTGCAGAAGATACACTTCATGCTTGGAAACTATTGTGCGAACAGTCACGGCGGGAGTTTCAAATAATTTATGAGTTGCTGGATATCAAATTAACTGAACGCGGGGAATCTTTCTACAATCCATTACTAGCAGGAGTTGTGGAAGATTTAGAAAAATCTGGATTACTGGTAGAAAACCAAGGGGCAAAATGTGTTTTCTTGGAAGGGTTTACAAATAGAGAAGGTGAACCTTTACCTTTAATTGTGCAGAAATCAGATGGTGGTTATAACTACGCCACAACAGATTTAGCATCTCTCCGTTACCGAATTCAGCAGGATGAAGCAAAACGGATAATTTATGTAACCGATGCTGGACAAGCAAACCACTTTACTCAATTTTTCCAAGTGGCACGCAAAGCCGGATGGATACCCGATGATGTGGAATTAGTCCATGTTCCCTTTGGGTTGGTGTTAGGAGAAGATGGTAAAAAATTCAAAACTCGTTCTGGGGATACTGTGCGGTTACGGGATTTATTAGATGAAGCTGTTTCTCGTGCCCATGCTGACCTCAAAACTAGATTACAAAAAGAAGAACGTATTGAAACTGAAGAATTTATTAATGAAGTTGCTAGGGTAGTTGGAATCAGCGCAGTTAAGTATGCAGACTTAAGCCAAAATCGCACGAGTAACTACATCTTCAGCTACGACAAAATGCTGGATCTTAAAGGTAATACTGCGCCCTATATGCTGTATGTTTATGCGCGGATTCATGGGATTAGCCGCAAGGGTAATATTAACTTTAAAGAGTTGGGAAATAATGCCATTTTGTTGCAGCATGAAACAGAATTAGCGTTGGCAAAATATTTACTTCAACTGGATGAAGTTATTAGTAGTGTAGAGCAAGAGTTGCTACCCAATCGTTTATGTGAGTATTTGTTTGAACTGAGTCAGAAGTTTAACCAATTCTACGATCGCTGTCCTATACTACAAGCGGAGGAACCGCAGCGAATATCTCGGTTGATTCTGTGTGATTTGACTGCTAGAACCTTGAAGTTGGGATTATCTTTGTTGGGAATTCAGGTATTGGAAAGGATGTAA
- a CDS encoding phage holin family protein: MQHFLLTWLGTAVALFLTANIVPGFFIKNFLTALIAALVIGLVNAFIRPILQILTFPITLLTFGLFTLVINALALWLASVLTPGSGFEIQGFLPALLGSIVLAIVSSIINYFLRVVD; this comes from the coding sequence ATGCAACACTTTTTATTAACTTGGCTCGGTACTGCGGTGGCGTTATTTCTTACTGCTAATATCGTTCCGGGATTCTTTATCAAGAATTTTCTGACTGCCTTAATTGCTGCCCTTGTTATTGGTCTGGTTAATGCATTTATTAGACCAATTTTGCAAATTTTGACATTTCCAATTACCTTACTCACCTTTGGTTTATTTACATTGGTGATTAATGCCTTAGCCCTTTGGCTGGCAAGTGTCCTAACTCCTGGTTCTGGTTTTGAGATTCAGGGCTTTTTACCTGCTTTGTTAGGTTCAATTGTGCTAGCAATTGTTTCTAGCATAATTAACTATTTTTTGAGAGTTGTTGACTAG
- a CDS encoding 2OG-Fe dioxygenase family protein, with protein sequence MQKVWTATELEYAFLFTLRKVNSIGLEGFKPFFSSMPLDPYIKGNYRSRRLSRFTVSGNQLIKLPHGVFFQSKEYNRLAGDIKREFAELDDALIELDIFKNLVLAFSDSCKFHPEAEIGVHQIRISCSPENFGNPAPEGIHQDGTDFIGIFSVDRENIQGGETHLYTAKKEKPVFSKILNPGELLLVNDHEFFHYANPIKPQTEAQGNWDVFVLTSPSLLSE encoded by the coding sequence ATGCAAAAAGTGTGGACGGCAACGGAATTAGAATATGCTTTTCTATTTACTCTCAGAAAGGTAAATTCGATCGGTCTAGAAGGTTTCAAGCCATTTTTTAGTAGTATGCCTCTTGACCCTTATATCAAAGGCAATTATCGTTCTAGAAGATTATCTCGGTTCACAGTCTCTGGAAATCAGTTAATCAAATTACCTCATGGCGTCTTTTTTCAAAGTAAAGAGTATAATCGATTAGCGGGTGACATAAAAAGAGAGTTTGCAGAATTAGATGATGCACTCATAGAACTTGATATTTTCAAAAATCTCGTTTTGGCATTTAGTGATTCTTGTAAATTTCATCCTGAAGCTGAAATCGGAGTTCATCAAATTAGAATTAGTTGTTCTCCAGAGAATTTTGGTAATCCAGCACCTGAAGGTATCCATCAAGATGGCACTGATTTTATTGGCATATTCTCAGTAGATAGAGAGAATATTCAAGGTGGAGAAACACATCTGTATACTGCCAAAAAAGAAAAGCCTGTATTTAGTAAAATTCTAAATCCGGGAGAACTCCTATTGGTTAATGACCATGAGTTTTTCCACTACGCCAATCCTATAAAACCACAAACTGAGGCTCAAGGAAATTGGGATGTTTTTGTTCTGACTTCTCCCAGCTTGCTTTCAGAATAA
- the sfsA gene encoding DNA/RNA nuclease SfsA: MIDWLYRYPPLYPGILLKRYKRFFADVQLTSGEIVTAHCPNTGPMTGVSTPLSAVQLSKSDNLNRKLAYTLELIQVHDNEPTWVGINTFLPNRVVKLALAKYLFSELGDYSQIKGEVVYGLDKKSRVDFFLTGSNEKRPIYLEVKNTTLSEGRLALFPDTETTRGQKHLRELMALLPLTRAVMLYFINRGDCIEFSPGDRTDPIYGKLLRDAIALGLEVLPCRFDISPEGIRYLGLAKLKI; encoded by the coding sequence ATGATAGATTGGCTTTACCGTTACCCACCTTTGTATCCCGGTATTTTACTCAAGCGTTACAAGCGGTTTTTTGCTGACGTTCAACTTACTTCTGGCGAAATAGTGACAGCACACTGTCCCAATACAGGGCCAATGACTGGAGTATCAACACCTCTAAGTGCGGTACAGCTTTCCAAAAGCGATAATCTTAACCGCAAATTGGCTTACACTCTAGAACTAATTCAGGTACATGACAATGAGCCGACTTGGGTAGGCATAAATACTTTTTTGCCCAATCGGGTGGTAAAGCTAGCTTTGGCGAAATATCTTTTCTCGGAATTGGGTGACTATAGCCAAATTAAGGGCGAGGTAGTTTATGGGCTAGATAAAAAAAGTCGAGTGGATTTTTTCTTGACGGGGAGTAATGAGAAACGCCCGATTTATTTAGAAGTGAAAAATACAACTTTGTCTGAGGGGAGATTAGCCCTATTTCCTGACACGGAGACTACCAGGGGGCAAAAACACTTGCGAGAATTAATGGCGCTGTTACCTTTGACTCGTGCGGTGATGCTTTATTTTATCAATCGGGGTGATTGTATCGAGTTCTCTCCTGGCGATCGCACAGATCCTATATATGGTAAATTATTGCGGGATGCGATCGCTCTCGGTTTAGAAGTCTTACCTTGCCGTTTTGACATTTCTCCCGAAGGTATCCGTTATTTAGGTTTGGCAAAACTAAAAATTTGA
- a CDS encoding tetratricopeptide repeat protein, with protein MNDEFYNRGLEKARRKDYAGAIEEFNHALQLTPYFSEAYLQRGLAYYDSGAILKAVSDYTEALKLNPESVEAYYCRGLARVALKNLSGALDDVERAIRLNLNYAAAYNLRGMVRRKQGYIQDAIANFKKAAGLYLEQQDKENCRLCLERIKQLQPKELPVLEESRSTNAPILSTNDYFTQLLEKAEKGDTQEALADLNWILKADPQDAQAYCCRGVVRCKMGNYREAIADFNQALRLNFQDAIVYRNRGKARSILGDHQGAIADLNQALQMQPEDVLVYIARGNAYRTTGNYLGAIQDYTQALQINSDDAQAYYNRGIAYTCLEEIHNAVEDYQRAASIFCEQEDWENYQQVLNSLEKIQKFSPSKKQKYHLLRQRLLRMVGGYWEIAERLIQQNRDYHPGMSDEWYLQKVIDDLERDRNR; from the coding sequence ATGAATGACGAATTCTACAATAGAGGATTGGAAAAGGCTAGGCGAAAAGATTACGCGGGAGCAATTGAGGAATTTAACCATGCTTTACAACTAACACCTTACTTTAGCGAAGCTTATTTGCAGCGGGGTTTAGCATATTATGACTCAGGAGCAATCCTGAAAGCTGTTTCAGATTATACCGAAGCTCTGAAGCTGAATCCTGAGAGTGTCGAGGCATATTATTGTCGGGGATTGGCTAGAGTAGCGCTGAAAAATTTATCGGGGGCGCTAGACGATGTTGAACGCGCGATTCGTCTCAATCTTAATTATGCTGCTGCTTATAATCTACGGGGAATGGTGCGGCGCAAACAGGGTTATATTCAAGATGCGATCGCTAACTTTAAAAAAGCTGCTGGGTTATATCTAGAGCAACAAGACAAAGAAAATTGTCGTCTTTGTCTAGAACGAATTAAACAGCTACAACCTAAAGAATTACCTGTCCTTGAGGAATCGCGTTCCACTAATGCGCCAATTTTATCCACTAATGATTATTTCACGCAATTATTAGAAAAGGCTGAAAAGGGAGATACCCAAGAAGCACTCGCCGATTTAAACTGGATATTAAAAGCCGATCCGCAAGATGCCCAAGCTTACTGCTGTCGTGGGGTTGTGCGTTGTAAAATGGGAAATTATCGAGAAGCGATCGCAGATTTTAATCAAGCATTACGACTAAATTTTCAAGATGCCATTGTCTATCGCAACCGAGGTAAAGCACGTTCTATCTTAGGAGATCATCAAGGGGCGATCGCGGATCTTAACCAAGCACTCCAGATGCAACCTGAAGATGTCTTAGTTTATATTGCCAGAGGTAATGCCTATCGGACAACGGGCAATTATCTTGGTGCAATTCAAGATTACACGCAAGCGCTGCAAATCAATTCTGATGATGCTCAAGCTTACTACAATCGCGGCATTGCCTATACTTGCTTAGAAGAAATACATAATGCCGTGGAAGATTATCAACGGGCGGCGAGTATCTTTTGCGAACAAGAAGACTGGGAAAATTATCAACAAGTCTTAAATAGCCTAGAAAAAATCCAGAAATTTAGTCCATCAAAAAAGCAAAAATATCACCTGCTACGTCAGCGACTTTTACGAATGGTTGGGGGATACTGGGAAATTGCCGAACGATTGATTCAGCAAAACCGGGATTACCATCCTGGGATGTCAGACGAGTGGTATTTGCAAAAAGTTATTGATGATTTAGAACGCGATCGCAATAGATAA
- a CDS encoding DUF4114 domain-containing protein, whose amino-acid sequence MKPNLFTALIAATATLTGLVSKVETASAADFNWNSSWTQPTIYNKSQTGFNDTPFQQFVQAESAALPNSGQFKLDPNKLNLKYNHDVSVYFINEGAGYRNQLAFEATGATKKSGLLFNDISCEGTGCVGGWGGNALKLGDGVKVGNVTAGTQLDFWLRADGLNRGNSANIFGTDTASNADGLQHAVAYAYNNYILLAFEDLYGGLHASGVDSATGKWNEGSDRDFNDVVVVLDVGEANVKALIGATVPEPSVTLSMFAVGAVGMFGLRRRRQSRTSH is encoded by the coding sequence ATGAAACCTAATTTATTCACAGCTTTGATTGCCGCTACAGCTACATTGACCGGATTAGTTTCCAAAGTAGAAACTGCATCTGCTGCTGATTTTAATTGGAATAGCTCTTGGACTCAACCAACTATATATAATAAGTCTCAAACTGGTTTTAACGACACTCCTTTCCAACAATTTGTCCAAGCAGAAAGCGCTGCTCTTCCAAACAGCGGACAATTTAAATTAGACCCCAATAAATTAAACCTAAAATACAACCACGATGTTTCTGTTTACTTTATTAATGAGGGTGCAGGTTATAGAAACCAGTTAGCCTTTGAAGCTACAGGAGCTACTAAGAAGTCTGGACTGCTTTTTAATGATATTTCTTGTGAAGGGACTGGATGTGTTGGCGGCTGGGGCGGTAACGCACTAAAACTAGGTGATGGGGTGAAAGTTGGTAATGTTACCGCAGGTACTCAACTAGACTTCTGGTTGAGAGCTGATGGTTTGAACCGTGGCAACTCTGCCAATATCTTTGGTACTGATACTGCCTCTAACGCTGACGGACTACAGCACGCGGTTGCTTATGCTTACAACAACTACATCCTCCTGGCATTCGAGGATTTATACGGTGGTTTACACGCTTCAGGGGTAGATTCGGCAACTGGTAAGTGGAACGAAGGCTCCGATCGCGACTTTAATGATGTTGTCGTCGTTCTTGATGTCGGTGAGGCAAATGTTAAAGCGTTAATTGGTGCTACCGTTCCTGAACCATCTGTTACTCTATCAATGTTTGCGGTGGGAGCAGTTGGTATGTTTGGATTGCGCCGCCGCCGTCAAAGTCGCACTTCTCACTAA
- a CDS encoding Uma2 family endonuclease → MVRTPSKNITLAEFLMLPETKPASEYIDGQIIQKPMPQGKHSIIQGEMVSTVNLAVKPKRIARAFPELRCTFGGRSIVPDISVFTWQRIPRDENGEVANVFQAAPDWTIEILSPDQRQTKVTKNILHCLNYETQMGWLIDPEEQTVFVYIRNQQPIMLDELEALLPVPDFASELRLTVGDLFGWLLE, encoded by the coding sequence ATGGTACGGACACCATCTAAAAACATAACTTTGGCAGAATTTCTAATGCTACCAGAAACGAAGCCCGCTAGTGAATACATCGATGGCCAAATTATTCAAAAACCTATGCCACAGGGAAAGCACAGTATAATTCAAGGTGAAATGGTTAGCACTGTCAACTTAGCAGTCAAGCCCAAGCGAATTGCTCGTGCTTTTCCAGAACTGCGCTGTACTTTTGGTGGAAGGTCAATAGTGCCAGATATTTCTGTGTTTACTTGGCAAAGAATTCCCCGTGATGAAAATGGTGAAGTTGCCAACGTATTCCAAGCAGCTCCTGATTGGACTATTGAGATTCTATCGCCTGACCAAAGACAAACGAAAGTTACAAAAAATATTTTACATTGCCTGAATTATGAAACACAAATGGGTTGGCTGATCGATCCAGAAGAACAAACAGTATTTGTGTACATCCGCAATCAACAGCCAATCATGTTGGATGAACTAGAAGCTTTACTCCCTGTGCCAGATTTTGCAAGTGAGTTGAGGCTAACGGTGGGAGATTTATTTGGTTGGCTGTTGGAGTAA
- the modA gene encoding molybdate ABC transporter substrate-binding protein, whose product MNRRRLIAWIATAVTSMMLVIGSQFVNFSPANSATTLNVYAASSLTNAMNDIKTQYQSANPSVNVVYTFGASGTLLSQIQAGAPADIFISAATDQLDVLQNSSPSKIVSGSRKNVVKNRLVLIAPTTAPVSAGSAALTTINGLTNANITGIAIGDYTGTPPVVPAGNYAKQVLTSRGIFTTVSPKLYLGSNVRTVLTAVENKTLNGHTIDAGFVYKTDAALSNKVRVVETALTTESDPITYPLGILTRTTVLSTAQSFSTYLSGATAQNTFKNTYGFILP is encoded by the coding sequence ATGAACAGAAGAAGACTTATCGCTTGGATTGCTACGGCAGTTACCAGCATGATGCTGGTAATAGGCTCTCAGTTTGTCAATTTTTCGCCAGCCAACTCTGCAACTACACTTAACGTGTATGCGGCTAGCAGCTTAACAAACGCGATGAATGACATTAAGACTCAGTACCAAAGTGCTAACCCAAGTGTCAACGTTGTTTATACCTTTGGTGCTTCTGGTACTTTACTTAGTCAAATACAAGCAGGAGCTCCAGCAGATATTTTCATTTCTGCTGCCACCGACCAACTAGATGTCTTGCAGAATTCAAGCCCAAGCAAAATAGTATCAGGTAGCCGTAAAAACGTTGTCAAAAACCGTCTAGTTTTGATAGCTCCGACGACAGCTCCTGTTAGTGCTGGTAGTGCGGCTCTGACTACCATCAATGGTTTGACCAACGCCAACATTACTGGTATTGCTATAGGTGATTACACAGGTACTCCACCAGTTGTACCAGCAGGAAATTATGCCAAACAAGTTCTGACTAGCCGAGGTATTTTCACTACCGTTAGTCCCAAATTATACCTTGGCAGTAATGTGCGTACCGTTTTAACTGCTGTTGAAAATAAAACCCTAAATGGTCACACCATCGATGCAGGTTTTGTTTACAAAACCGATGCTGCCCTTTCTAACAAGGTAAGAGTCGTAGAAACAGCTCTAACAACAGAGAGCGATCCGATTACCTATCCACTGGGTATACTCACCAGAACTACAGTTTTGTCGACAGCACAAAGTTTTTCTACCTACTTAAGTGGTGCTACTGCCCAGAATACCTTCAAAAATACTTACGGGTTTATCTTGCCTTAA
- a CDS encoding fasciclin domain-containing protein, with the protein MANIIDTATNNGSFTTLVAAIQAAGLVDTLKGAGPFTVFAPTDEAFNKLPAGTVDALLQDIPKLKKILTYHVVSGKVLAADVAKLKTAKTVEGSDVKIDASNGVKINDAKVATADVAADNGVIHVIDTVLIPA; encoded by the coding sequence ATGGCCAACATAATTGACACTGCCACTAACAATGGCTCTTTCACGACACTAGTTGCAGCAATCCAAGCGGCTGGTTTGGTAGATACACTTAAAGGTGCTGGGCCATTTACCGTTTTTGCACCCACCGATGAAGCATTTAATAAGCTTCCAGCAGGTACAGTAGACGCATTACTTCAAGATATTCCAAAGCTCAAAAAAATCTTGACCTATCATGTGGTATCAGGGAAAGTACTAGCTGCTGATGTGGCTAAACTGAAGACAGCTAAAACTGTTGAAGGTTCAGATGTAAAAATTGACGCTTCTAATGGCGTCAAGATAAATGATGCAAAAGTTGCAACAGCAGATGTTGCTGCTGATAACGGTGTCATCCACGTCATTGACACAGTTTTGATTCCTGCATAA
- a CDS encoding peptidoglycan-binding domain-containing protein, whose protein sequence is MQSSLTASILSYLKLLDPTVNRCKMEKRQKDWWPKRSKSLSAIKILLFLATPLLITSTTLVSIAAPQKIAQLNPGNSINRPNLKVGSQGERVSELQAALKLLGFYSGAVDGIYSENTASAVSQFKQAAGLNPDGVVDASTWQRLFPNQPVAASTVPSSQPRFNSATNFPVPTQASNLTNVANPNPNPPKQAVTQVPTRPEAKPTTPKKAVTQVTGNPEPRPATPRKTTTSSTKKTPKRTTSTTRTQSNTTTKRTPGIQYTSEGLPILRIGLRGSEVVKLQQQLKKLGFLKGDADGDFGETTEDAVKAAQKRYGLEADGVVGGSTWEVLLRR, encoded by the coding sequence ATGCAAAGCAGCCTGACAGCAAGTATTTTGAGTTATTTAAAATTACTAGACCCAACTGTAAATCGCTGTAAAATGGAAAAACGGCAAAAGGATTGGTGGCCAAAGAGGTCTAAATCTTTATCAGCCATTAAAATACTCTTGTTCTTGGCTACGCCTCTGCTTATTACCTCAACGACTCTAGTGTCAATAGCAGCCCCACAAAAAATTGCCCAACTAAATCCTGGAAATAGCATTAACCGCCCTAACCTTAAAGTTGGTAGCCAAGGCGAACGCGTATCTGAACTTCAGGCAGCTCTGAAACTTTTGGGTTTTTATTCTGGTGCAGTAGATGGTATTTATAGTGAGAATACAGCTAGTGCTGTTTCCCAGTTTAAACAAGCAGCTGGCTTGAATCCAGATGGCGTTGTTGATGCCAGTACTTGGCAACGACTTTTTCCTAATCAACCTGTAGCAGCATCAACCGTCCCTTCATCCCAGCCAAGATTTAACTCAGCTACAAATTTTCCTGTTCCAACCCAAGCTAGTAACCTCACCAACGTTGCAAATCCCAACCCCAACCCTCCGAAACAAGCTGTAACCCAAGTTCCGACTAGACCAGAAGCAAAACCTACTACCCCAAAAAAAGCTGTAACCCAAGTTACGGGCAACCCTGAGCCAAGACCTGCTACTCCCAGAAAAACGACAACTTCTAGCACAAAGAAAACGCCGAAGCGTACTACATCAACTACTCGAACTCAGTCAAACACAACTACTAAACGAACTCCCGGTATTCAATACACCTCAGAAGGTTTGCCAATTTTGCGTATAGGATTACGTGGTTCTGAAGTTGTTAAGTTGCAACAACAACTGAAAAAGCTTGGTTTTTTGAAAGGCGATGCCGATGGTGACTTTGGCGAGACAACCGAAGACGCGGTGAAAGCTGCACAAAAGCGCTATGGTTTAGAAGCTGACGGCGTAGTTGGTGGCTCTACCTGGGAGGTTCTTTTGCGGCGTTAG